The sequence GAAGCCCAGAGAAAACTTCATGAAAAACAAATGGAAATAGAGCATCTTAAAACCAGCGGCTTACAGGACAAAGCACTCTATGACTACACTTTTGCCAGGGATAACGGTATCAATCCAGAAATAAAACTGGCACACAATTATGTAAGCAACTGGGAAGAGATGAAAGCAAACGCTTCCGGACTTCTTATCTGGGGTGATGTCGGTACTGGAAAATCTTTTTTTGCAGGCTGCATTGCCAATGCCCTTCTGGAAAAAGGTGTTCCTGTACTGATGACCAACTTTTCCCGGATTCTGAATACCCTTACCGGAATGCATTTTGAAGACAGAAACCAGTTCATCAACAGCTTAAACCGCTACAGTCTTCTGATTATTGATGATCTCGGAATTGAGCGGAACTCTGACTTTGCACTGGAACAGGTATTCAATGTGATCGACAGTCGTTACCGCAGTAAAAAGCCTCTGATCATAACGACCAATCTCACTTTATCAGAGCTGAATAACGCCGCTGATATCGCACACAAACGAATTTATGACCGTATTCTGGAGAGATGTATTCCTGTCCGTATCAATAACCGGAATATTCGTCAGGACAATGCAACAGCTAATTTAAAACAGGCGAAAAAAATCCTGTTGAACAATCATGCTCCGAACCAGAATTGACTCGAAGAAGTATAACACAATGATTACTTTTCACTGACAGTGGTACTACTTTCTTTCCTCATTTATTACCAGAAATATGCCACTGTCAGTTATCTAAAACCATAGTACCAAACCAAAAGATTTTAAAACCAAAACTGCCCGGATACGGGCATAAAAAGGAGGTGCCAGATATGGCAGATAAAAGAATCATGACACCGGAAGAAAAAGCACTTTTACAGGCAAGACACCGCCAGGAAGAAGCCGAAGCAAGAAATCGCAAAAAAGAACGTGTTGCCAGAACACACCGATTAGTCCAGGAAGGAGCCATTCTGGAAAGTATTGTTCCCCATATTAAAGAAATGGATTTAGATTCCCTGAAACGGGAGCTGATGATCCGGCTACGGGGAATGTAAACGCACAAGTTCTACTCCCGAAGGGCGCACTTACTCACCACCTGATAAATCAGGCAGTGGTATCCCCTTCGGGGCTCGTGCGCTCTGCCGAGGGCTTTATCCGCTGTTGCAGGCAACATCGAAAGGAGGTGCCAGATATGGCAATTTATCATATGCAAGCCAAAGTCGTCAGCCGTGGTTCCGGTCGGTCTGCTGTTGCTGCTTCTGCTTATATGAGCTGTAGCCGGATGTACAATGATTATGATGGTATCCAGCATGACTATACCAGAAAGCATGGGCTAATCTATCAGGAAGTGATGCTTCCACCAATGGCTCCATCGGAATGGAATGACCGGGAACAACTCTGGAATGCTGTGGAAGAAACCGAAAAGACCAAAGACAGTCGACTGGCAAGAGAATTTGTTGTCGCACTCCCTGTTGAATTGGATAAAGACAGCAATATTTCTCTTCTTCAAGATTTTATTAAAAAGAATTTTGTAGATATGGGGATGTGTGCTGATTTTGCCATTCACGATACAGATGGTCACAATCCCCATGCACACATTCTTCTTACTGTCCGACCACTAAATGAAAATGGAACATGGCAGTATAAAACCGAAAAAGAATATCTCTGTATCAAAGATGGGGAAGAAAAAGGATTCACTGCTTCTGAATTTAAAACTGCTCAGAAACAGGGATGGGAAAAGCAATATCGCTATAAAGTTGGGAAAAAGAAAGAATATCTGACTTCCTCTGTTGCACAGGAAAAAGGATATGAACGGATTGATAAACACCCCAAGAGCAGCCGATATGGCAGACAGAATCCTATTTCCGAACAATGGAACAGTGATGAACAACTTTGCATCTGGCGGGCAAACTGGGCAGATGCCGTAAATGAAATGCTTGCACGTAATCAGATAAATGCTACCATTGATCACCGCAGCTTTGCAGATCAGGGAATCACCGAACAGCCAACCATCCATGAAGGCTACATTGCCCAGAATATGGAAAAGAAAGGCATGATAGCAGACCGCTGTGAAATCAACCGTCAAATTCGTGCGGATAACAAAATGCTCCGGGAATTGAAAGTTCAGGTAGCAAAACTGGCGGAAGCTGTAGAAAAGTCTATTCCGATAATTGCAGAAACATTGGAAGCAATCCGCAATCATATGATCTTTACACAGTATCATTTACTTCATAATGAGATGCAAAAAGAAGTAATTCATGATTGGATGAATCATTTTAATCCAATACTGAATAAATATAATGCTGTTAAGAAGAAACTCAAAGCGAAAGTTGCGGAACGGAAAGAACTGAATGTGCAAAAGGAGAAAACCAGTATTTTGAATCCCATCCAGCATATAAAATTGAATCAACAGCTTACCACTGTTACCGAAGAAATTGAAGAACTGAAATCACGGAAAGAACAGCTAATCTTCCAGGCACAATGCACTACCGATAAAGATATGATGAATCTATCCAAGAAATACGACCAGATGAATAAAAATCTGGATGTCCTGGATTCTCAGGACATCTCGCTCCAAAAACAGCTTGAAAAAGACGCCGCCGCTTTCCGGGAAGAAAAATTTCGTCCTGAACCAGAACAATATACCGAATTACTGGATACCAGAATCCAGATACGTCCTGATTTCCGGGATAAGCTGATCGAGCAGCTCAAAGGTACT comes from Coprococcus phoceensis and encodes:
- a CDS encoding ATP-binding protein, with amino-acid sequence MTRFTEKATAITPNRELQPDEYFNETDHLIYCSKCNTPRQCRHELQGKVLIPSIRCKCQQEIFEQEEAQRKLHEKQMEIEHLKTSGLQDKALYDYTFARDNGINPEIKLAHNYVSNWEEMKANASGLLIWGDVGTGKSFFAGCIANALLEKGVPVLMTNFSRILNTLTGMHFEDRNQFINSLNRYSLLIIDDLGIERNSDFALEQVFNVIDSRYRSKKPLIITTNLTLSELNNAADIAHKRIYDRILERCIPVRINNRNIRQDNATANLKQAKKILLNNHAPNQN
- a CDS encoding DUF3847 domain-containing protein; the encoded protein is MADKRIMTPEEKALLQARHRQEEAEARNRKKERVARTHRLVQEGAILESIVPHIKEMDLDSLKRELMIRLRGM
- the mobQ gene encoding MobQ family relaxase — protein: MAIYHMQAKVVSRGSGRSAVAASAYMSCSRMYNDYDGIQHDYTRKHGLIYQEVMLPPMAPSEWNDREQLWNAVEETEKTKDSRLAREFVVALPVELDKDSNISLLQDFIKKNFVDMGMCADFAIHDTDGHNPHAHILLTVRPLNENGTWQYKTEKEYLCIKDGEEKGFTASEFKTAQKQGWEKQYRYKVGKKKEYLTSSVAQEKGYERIDKHPKSSRYGRQNPISEQWNSDEQLCIWRANWADAVNEMLARNQINATIDHRSFADQGITEQPTIHEGYIAQNMEKKGMIADRCEINRQIRADNKMLRELKVQVAKLAEAVEKSIPIIAETLEAIRNHMIFTQYHLLHNEMQKEVIHDWMNHFNPILNKYNAVKKKLKAKVAERKELNVQKEKTSILNPIQHIKLNQQLTTVTEEIEELKSRKEQLIFQAQCTTDKDMMNLSKKYDQMNKNLDVLDSQDISLQKQLEKDAAAFREEKFRPEPEQYTELLDTRIQIRPDFRDKLIEQLKGTFGKYYDYHRRDIAANEVDYLNVEDPDVFSHRAWKLEYQRKQEMQRNQPARSKKKSHDMEL